Part of the Tenacibaculum sp. SZ-18 genome, ATGAAGGTAGATCAGGGTTCGCTCATTATGGTGTTCCAACCTCCGGAGCAATGGATATAAGTTCATATCGACTAGCAAATGCTTTATTAAATAATGAACATAATTCTGCCGTACTTGAAATTACATATGGAAATGCAAAGTTTGAGTTTTCAGAAGATCATGAAATTTGTATCTCAGGAGCTAACTTCACCCCTCAAATCAACAATAAAGAAATCAGTTTAAACAAACGAATCTTTGTGTCGAAAGGAGATCAACTCACTTTTCGTAATAGAATCTACGGTCTTAGAATTTATTTGGCTGTTAAAGGAGGAATTCACTCTGAAGTAAAGTTGAAAAGTAGAAGTATGTATAATGGAATTACTGAAACATTTAAACTTAGTAAGGGCGATATAATTTCTACAGTAAATTTAAACCAAAAATTAGAAGATACATACACAAAGTTTAAAATTGACGAAGAACATTTCGCAAGTTCAATTATAAAATGTTTTGAAGGACCAGAATTTGATTTGTTATCAAGAGAACAGCAGGAGAAACTAAATAAAACAACATTTTCAATTTCTCCAAAAAATAGTAGGATGGGATATATGTTAACCGAAAAATTAGAAAATGACTTGCCTTCAATTTTGTCTTCGGGAGTTTTACCTGGAACAGTGCAATTAACTCCTTCCGGGGAATTGATAATTTTAATGAGAGACTGTCAAGTTACTGGAGGATATCCAAGAGTACTTCAATTAACGGAAGAAGCAATAAATAGATTGGCGCAAAAAACAACAAATGATCTTGTTAATTTTAGAATATAAAAAAAGCCTCACATTTTGTGAGGCTTTTATTTTATATGTTAAGTGAATTAAATAATTCAACAAGTTTCGGGTCAGAAGGCCTTGGAGCATCTGCATTAACGATGTTTCCATCAGGATCAATTAAAATAAACCTAGGAATTGAGCTAATTCTGTATGCTTTAGGAAATTCTTTATCTTCATTTGCATATAATTGAATTCCTCCAAGATTTTTTTCTTCAACCATGTCTGTCCAAGTGAAATAATCATCTCTTTTATCAATTGAAATACTTACAAATTGAATGTTCTTATCGTGATAATCTTTTTCAAGTTTCTGTAAAGATGGAATTTCAGCTAAACAAGGGTTACACCAAGTTGCCCAAACATCAATGTAAACATACTTACCTTTTAAGTCATCTAAAGAAACAGTTTCTCTATCTGGCTTTTCGTAATCAACAAATTTAGGAGCCACTTTTCCTTGTCCTAATTCATTTTTTAGATACCTTTTTTCTTCATGCATTGACTTCACTTGTTTTTCTAAAGCTTCTATGTTCTTTGTCTGTGCAGAAGTAAAAGCAGTGTCTAATACCTTATTCGTTAAACGAGATTTAAAGTCAGTTACATAAGTAGTTAGTTTTGTGTCGAATTCCGATTGTGGTAATTCAATCATAGCGATTAAGCCTTTATTAAATTCTAATTGGTTAATTGCAGTTTTTACCATGAAGTTGCTTTCTGCAGCACCTTTTCCTGAAAAAATAATTGTATTAATAAAATCTTTCCCATCTGCGTCCATAACAATTTCATCACCGTTGCGTAAGTAAGCGCTTGCATATTGTTTGCCATCAAATATTGCAAAATATCCATCATTAACTTTTAAAGTGTCTTTAAAAGTTCCATTTTCATCCAATTTAATTACTTTGTTGTATCCTGTCTGACGATTTGCAATAACAATTGAGTCTGAGTTTTGATTTGTTATCTTTCCTGAGAAATTAACAAAGTCATTTTTCTTACACGATGTTAACGCTAACATTGCTAAGAATACATATAATACATTCTTCATCTTATATAAAATTAGGTTGAGTAAAAATAGTGGAAATAATTAATTATTCTAAAAAATGAAATGATTTATCATGTTGCGAATAAATCGTAACTTTACCCCCTTTAAAAATCACAAGAACTTTTTTGCTGAATGTATTTAATTTTTGATACAGAAACTACAGGTTTACCTAAAAGCTGGAATGCACCAATTACAGACACTGATAACTGGCCAAGAGCAATTCAAATTGCTTGGCAGTTACATGATGAAATGGGAAAACTTATCGAGCATAATGACTTCTTAATTCAAGCCGATGGATTTAACATTCCCTTTGATGCAGAAAGGATTCATGGAATTTCAACAGATTTAGCAAATGAACAAGGAATAACTTTAAGCGAAGGATTAGAGTTATTTAATGAAGCATTAGCAAAAACCAAATTTATAGTGGGTCAAAATGTTGGGTTCGATGTCAATATTATGGCTTGTGAATTTTATAGATTGGGAGTTGAAAACAATCTGGAGAGTTTACCTGTTTTAGATACGTGTACGGAGGAAACCGCTTCTATGTGTCAAATCCCTGGGGGTAGAGGAGGAAAGTTTAAATTACCAACACTTACCGAGTTACATCAACATTTATTCGCAGTAGGTTTCAATGAAGCGCATAATGCAACTGCCGATGTAGAAGCAACAACTC contains:
- a CDS encoding TlpA family protein disulfide reductase; amino-acid sequence: MKNVLYVFLAMLALTSCKKNDFVNFSGKITNQNSDSIVIANRQTGYNKVIKLDENGTFKDTLKVNDGYFAIFDGKQYASAYLRNGDEIVMDADGKDFINTIIFSGKGAAESNFMVKTAINQLEFNKGLIAMIELPQSEFDTKLTTYVTDFKSRLTNKVLDTAFTSAQTKNIEALEKQVKSMHEEKRYLKNELGQGKVAPKFVDYEKPDRETVSLDDLKGKYVYIDVWATWCNPCLAEIPSLQKLEKDYHDKNIQFVSISIDKRDDYFTWTDMVEEKNLGGIQLYANEDKEFPKAYRISSIPRFILIDPDGNIVNADAPRPSDPKLVELFNSLNI
- a CDS encoding biotin-dependent carboxyltransferase family protein encodes the protein MIKVISPGILTTIQDEGRSGFAHYGVPTSGAMDISSYRLANALLNNEHNSAVLEITYGNAKFEFSEDHEICISGANFTPQINNKEISLNKRIFVSKGDQLTFRNRIYGLRIYLAVKGGIHSEVKLKSRSMYNGITETFKLSKGDIISTVNLNQKLEDTYTKFKIDEEHFASSIIKCFEGPEFDLLSREQQEKLNKTTFSISPKNSRMGYMLTEKLENDLPSILSSGVLPGTVQLTPSGELIILMRDCQVTGGYPRVLQLTEEAINRLAQKTTNDLVNFRI